Genomic window (Penaeus vannamei isolate JL-2024 chromosome 7, ASM4276789v1, whole genome shotgun sequence):
TTTTAGAGCAACGTCCAGCGCCGTCTGTTGCCACGAAGCGGCAGCAGCTTCGTCTCATGAATTTATGACGTGTGCAGAGCGTCGTCACCTCTaacgtccctctcccccttcctcccgcagcTTCGATGACAGTAGCAGCTTGAGTTCGGGGGTGAGCGACACCCTCAACGAGATGTCGGCGGAGGATGTCCTCTCCTCGTCCCTGTCCTCGGACCACCCGGCTTACGTCAAGGTAGTGTCacgtctctttgtgtgtgtgtgtgtgtgtgtgcatgtgcgtgtgcgtgtgcgtgtgcggcgtgtgtgtgtagcttgtttgtatgtttgcttgtatTAGTGCGTTTTGTGTCCGAATTTGTTCGTGTATGGACGTGTTTCATGTTAGTCATTAGAGATCCCTATTCTTTTACGTTTGGTATTCGCTCAGCCGAAGTCTAAAAATTCTGTCAGCAAAATGATAAATTTGGTGCGAGTGTGCGCTTATATTATCCGTGACTGCGCCCCAGGAAGGCCATAATTTAAACAAGGCCAGGAAGCCCTTGGGTCATGAATTTCCTGCCATGTGTCAGTGTGATCGTCAACATTGTTTTCTGGTCTTGCGAGGGTTAAAGGAGATGGGGGCATTGtaggagactctctctctctctctctctctctctctctctctctctctctctctctctctctctctctctctctctctctctctctctctctctctctctctctctctctctctctcgttctccctctccctccccctccccatccccctccctcctccctctctcttccctcccttcccccttcctcccccccctctctcctttctctctctctcttctctttctccaatctctctcactctctctctctctctctctctctctctctctctctctctctctctctctctctctctctctctctctctctctctctctctctctctctctctctctctctctctctctctctctctctctttctctctttctctctccatcgttctcgtcctcatcctctcccttcctccctccttctctcttccctctcttctctcttccctctcccacttcccctccctcccttccccctctctctttctctctctctctctctctctctctctctctctctctctctctctctctctctctctctctctctctctctctctctctctctctcactctctctcactctctctctctttctctcactctctctttctctcactctctctctttctctctctctctctctttctctctctctctctttctctctctctctcactcactccctttctctcactctctcactctctcactctctctctctttcactctctttctctctctctctctctctctctctctcgccctctccctctccctctccctctccctctccctccccctcaaggcTGTTTCCCAATTTTTATGTGTGCAGCATAgttcatattgtttttattgaaatTACTTTGGGTCCCAGTGTATAACATTTTCCGGCAATATGCTTCTCTCGAGGCAAAAGCCTTAGATTGCCTCATTTGGAGGAAGCAAAGAGACGGTTATCAGGATGCTAATGTAAAATAACGTCCCTCAATGGCGCTGAAGTGAAAAGAGGATAAGGAACCGCAgagttgtgtgtgtttgaaacaGATGCGGGCGTTTCTGCTAGTACTTTGGTTTTCGGAgacattcgtatgtgtgtgtgtgcaagtgtgtatgtttgtgtgtgtgtttgtgtgtgtgtgttatgcatgtatgtgtgtgtgtgtgtgtgtgtgtgtgcgtatgtgtgtgtgtgtgtgtgtgtgtgcaagtgtgtgtgtttgtgtgtgtgcatgcatgtatgtatgcatatgcgtgtgtatgtgtgtgcgcacgcacatgtatgtgtgtgtgtgcgtgcgtgtgtatgtttgtgtgtgcgtatgtatgtatgtatctatgcatgtgtatatgggtgtgcgtgtgtgcgtgttggcaTGTACATGTGCCTGCCTATgctcatgtgtgcatgtgcgtactttgcagtgtgtgtaatatatacatacatacataatagttacatacacataaatgtatatgtttgtgtatgtgtgtgtgtgtgtgtttgtttgtgtacgcgtgcgtgtgtgtgaatgtacacatTTGTGCATTcgggtttgtatgtgtttgtgcacacgTGTCCTAGAACTGTCCTTGTGGTTGCATGCGTGTAGATGGTAATGGCAGTTGTGACATGTGGGTGTGGCTGACCGCAAGATATATTGAGTTATGGCTGGTTTCCAGAGACtgtttattgatctatctttATGTTCTTGGGTAGCTGCTGTATGTATCAAGGCAGCTTACCAGTAATGCATGTGAGGCCtttcattaattttttaaaagaaatagaaaaagtttAATGAGTTTGTGATTgtctgatgaggataatggtatttAAGTTTTATCAAGATTATTGATTTGCATTGTTTCCATTTTAGATGGCAACATGTAAATTACACCCAATTTCTCAAGTTTGTTGAGACTCTTGTGTTAGGACATCTTGCTGATGAGGGAACCTTGCCCTCACACCTCATTCATCTCCATTTAGAATATATTGATTTTGTGATGTGTAGCTTTATCATCAGTTTGCTCACACTTTTACATACTCCTTGAGCAAGTACATGCAGTTTTCAGTTATACTGTTATTAGATATGTGAATATACTAACAAGCTCTGTGCTTGCATATATGgctacatgcttacatacatatacacatggacGCATAgacagtataaacacacacacacacacacacacacacacacacacacacacacacacacacacacacacacacacacacacacacacacacacacacacacacacacacacacacacatctacgaaGCTAATATAGGCCATGACATCTGATAATGTTCAACACTTTGATAACTCCGTTCCTTCCTCTTCACAGCAGGGTCGTAGCATGAAGGAGGTTGGCCTGAAACTCCCGGTGGGTCTGAGTGGGTCATCGTCCAGGAAGGTAGCCATGGGTGTAGATCCCTCTGGCGTGTATAAAGTAGTATCCAGCCGAGCTCATGTCAAGAAGACAGAGAGCGCCCAACAGACTGATAATAGTGCCTTTAAGTAAGTCATTTGGATCTTAGTCTTGTTTCTAACTTAAGAGTGACAATGACTGATATAGTATTATGCACACATTAACATTATTTAACTTGATTGAACAGCTATtgaatgatatttatttttttatattattattattattattcctaatcATATGATTTTATATCTTCAGACAAATATCAAACACACAGTGGAAAAAATATgtagaaaatgggaaaggaagccTTGAACGTTCAGCCAGAGATTTACAGAGAGGCATTGATCCATCAAGTGGAAGCTCACGTAAAGTAGACCACAAAAAGTCCAACTTGGGTTCTCCACAAACTGGAGTTCCCAGCAGTCCAGGACTAAATGGTAGTTCTGGGGTATCTGGTAGTGCCTCAGGTGGATCTAGGAAGGTGGATAAGAAAGGAACcagtggagaaaagagaagagaaggagagagaagtagcaGAGACAAGTCTGCTGTTGCCATGTCTCCTCAGGTGAATGGGGAATCAAAGAAAATTCAGAATCCCAAGACTGCTCCCAGTAACTTTGGATACAATGGAAAGAGAACCACTAGTACTGGCAGTGTATCAAGCACTGGCAGTGGAAAGGGTAGTAAGTCTGTTAAAGAGGTAGACAGTGCTGGTGGCAGCAGCTCTCGTCATGACAGCTCTAGTCACAGCTTGGAAAGACCAAGAACCAAACTTAAGGTGTCTGGAGGCACACAAACCACCAGCGACCTTCATTATATGTCTACAGGAGTCCATAGTGATAGCGAGTATTCATCAGGTTCTCTTGGCAGAAAGTACCAACTCAAGTCCTATTCTTTAAATGGTCCAGTTGCTGCTCAGCTGTCACAGAGCGTGCGGGAAAGAATCATGCAGTCTCCTTATGGCAAAATTCATGTAGGAGAATATGGACAGTATCCTCCTGCATATTATCGGGAACGAAGTCCTCGCATCAAACCCACAGATGGCTCATTAAGCGATTCTCCATATTCCAATTATGCAGAGATACAGTATAGTGGAAGTCCATATAGTAGCCCCTATTCCTGGGTATCCAGAAGTAATTATGCAGGATCAGTGGCTTCTGCACCAACAAGGTAAAATTACAGAGCTCCTtttctgtatgtgtttctttgtttatgcaGTATTTTGCTCTTACACCACAAGCATcacgttttgtttttatttcaactGTGTGTTCATACATAGCTTAATAGCATTgtaattttattgattttgttctttattttttcttttacatgagCTGCACTAATTATCCACTTATATAAGCTGGTACTGTTCAGCCCTAAATTCTAGGTTCCACATTAAGATTTATCAACATTTCTTAAATAGATTTTTGTAACACAGCATCATACCATGGCTTCATTTAAAAACACAGACCCCTGGGTGGCAGTCTGACAGAGGCAGAGAGCATGGAGAGTATAAGCTCAAGCGCCTCGAGTATAGCTGCACAGATCCAGCACGCTCGAGCCACCAGCCTCACACAAGCCCGCCTCATGATGCACCAACGGGAAATGTCCTCATCACCCTCCCCTAGGCTCGCTCGCTCCAATAGTGTTAGGTAAACACCATTTATATTTGTGAAATATGTTCCCGTGTCTGGATTTAACTATATTTCAAAATTATGCAAGTTGTCTGGATTTATATTGGCTACATGTTTTCGGTATTTAGCCTTTGGCATTTTATCTTTGGAGGTCAGAGATTGGTGAAGGGCACGTTTAGACGGCTGCTATTCCTACTGCCATATTATTGTCCCTGAAATTTGTTACTGTTTGTCTGCTCATTTATGGTgacttgtctttcttcttttgcaCTGCTTAAAAGTTTGATAGTTGTAcaaaatgtgtgtatttttatatcttGGGTATGCATGGATTGATGGGTCTGACTGAGAATATAGGAATAGGTAAATGTAAGAGTGGAAAATACAAATGAAGATGAATGACACACATAAAAATGTATTGGTATCCAGTAACAATGGTCACTTCATCATagtattgtttattctgttcatAATCACGAATGCACTGTTTTTAGAAATGTGGTTTCAATTTCAAATTAATATAGATTTTAATCATAAATCATGATATTTTAAAAGAAAACATGTTGAACATAAAAAGCTtattgataagaaatgataattttACCTTTAAAAAGCAGGGCTATTTTGGTCTGTTTTTATACCCAATGAATTAGGAAACCCAAATTATATAgtgaagaatttaaagaaaggcCTGTAGTATGATTTATAAACCTTGTTTATAAATGATTGTGAAATcagttatttttaaaattattttagttCTCCCCAGCATGAGAACCTTAATTTCATGTTTCCTATGGTTGGATACCAGTATGAGAATATCCAAAATTGGGTTATCAAAATCCTGCTATGGTTTTGAGATTTAGAggaactggattttttttttctaatgtttaaCATTAACTGAATTTTATCCCCATCCACAGCCATCTTATTGAACGGACCTTCCCTAGGTATGGTTATGTAGCACTTATCATTAGCATGACATGATCATACCACAGAATATCATTATCCTGCTCAAATATCGACCAAGTAGGCTTTTGAATGGCATATTACTAGTTGACATTCTCATTGCCTGAAATCTGTAACATTTCATTCGTTTTTACCACCTAATCAACTCAAGTGGTATTCCTGAAAATCAGATCATTGTTTAGTCATGGAAGGAACTACAGTGATTTGAGCATGTATAAGAGAATATACTTATACAATATTATACGGTTGTGTACTCACTTTACACAGCCTTGCATCACTTTTATGTTGATAGCATCATGAGCATGCCAATGCAAATATGATTATTAATGCATCTTTCTGTACTGATGGAACTTTTTAAGAATGAAGCTAGTAATGTTCAGCTTTTATTTactgccatacacaggggttttaTAAGTATTATGCTCTATTCATGTTGGTCTTGGATTGTTGATAagtaagagaaagcaaaaaatacatttttatgaTGATCAGAGCCCAGAGTCTGTAAAATcccctttaaaaaaagtaaaatacttTAGTAAGTGAGTGAGGATGTCTTAAAGTTGCAAGATAGTTATGGTTATAATAAATGATTCTATGTAGTGGAAACTTACATGCATTTTGATTCAGGTGTACCAAAATCAAATCCAAGTTTTTCCAAAATTTTAATTTACATTTCCTCCACCAGATCTACAAAGTCTGAGAAACTGTACAGTAGTAGTATGGGAGGTCGAGATGGCTACCATGCCTCACAGCCTACCAGTCCAACACCACCAGGAGGCACCAGGCTACCTATATCTCCCTTGAACACTGTTCGAGGCTCCCCATATTATTCAACTGTGATCCCTAGAACTTCAAAGGATGATGAATGTaagttcttttattattatagtggATCTTGGATATTTTATAATTAGCTGCAAATTTGATGTCATGTATTCTCACAGCTATATTAGCTCTGATAAAATCATtccatatttcttctctttcaggTCAtggatcttcattatcattggtgtcctcctcatcatcactgtaCAGCTCACAGGAGGAAAAGCAAGCTGCAGAGATTAGGAAGCTGAGGAAAGAATTGGCTGAAGCACAAGAGAAAGTTGGAACTCTGAGTAACCAACTTAGTACTAATGTAAGCTCCATTTAGTGAAATTTTAGTTGCTTACATGTAGAGGTATTTTGTAGAATCACATGCGAATTgaacatttttattttaaattttaaccttttttctgtaattccttgtttttttggttttttggtttttgttcagAAATCAGTCTTTTTGCTTGGGAAGAGCTATATCCAATTTAAAGTATTAAAAAGCAACCAGCCAAGCAAATACTAAAAGATTTCTCTTTCCAGAACTCAGTTTTCAACCTGAAGAATACGGTAAATATCAGTAGAGTTTGTAAATGGTTGCAtctaaaacagataaacaagaatTAAAAAGAGTTTATCCCATAGGGAATGCTTTGGCTGGTTGTTGAATATCAGTAATTTCAAGTATtacaatagatatgtatatgtatatatatattttttcttttatccacaGGCCCATGTAGTTGCTGCCTTTGAGCAATCTCTCACCAACATGACAAACAGATTGCAACAGCTTACAGCAACATCAGAGCAAAaggtaatgaaatgaaaaataaataaataaaatgtgtttTATGCAATCAGTCCCACAAGTGTCATGGAACAAAAATCTGATTAATGTGCAATTAAGCTATTTTACAAATACTACTCTCTTGGTATCATTTAATGAAATAGAAATGGTGGTAAAATTTCTTTTTGTGGAATTATTTAGCTGTGCATACTTTTCAGTATGAACACACCCACtagcacatacttacacataaacatatatagatatatttacacatacacacatgcaaatgcacacaaacacccacatatacatactggtatgtatacatacacgattTTGCTTATCTTTGATATATTGCTTGAATCTTGATCACTAATTAGAGTTTATGTAGAGGGTGTATTGGACTCTTGGATAATAACATTCTACAAATAATCCCTATGTTTTTTTCAGGATTCGGAGGTCATGGAGTTGCGTAAAACCATTGAGGCCCTGCGTCAACAAAGTGTAGACGCTGGTCTTACCGTAGCCTGTCTCCAAAGTACGTCCCCcggccaccaccagcaccaccaccaccaccaccactcccccccttcccctgccaggcACCAACACACCCATCTCTCTCCCAACATTGCCTCGTGTTCTGTGCTCAATGTCACCTCAGGCAGTCGTTCCAGTTCACCAGAAAAATCAGGGCATGACCTTGCGCGCAGGCACACCTTCACGGGGAATTGTAAAGACCTTGTAGTGTGTGAATTCACTGAAGCTGGTGAGACTTCTTCACCTTTTGACAAGCAAGCAGgcttttcttctctacttcaaGGCTCATGCCAGTCTTTTGGCTAAGCTGACTTGTAATGGCAGACCAGACTTGTGGGAGTCTATAGTTTACCAGTAAAGACAGAGTATGCATACTAGGTGAACCAAATGCCAGTCAGGTGTTTGATTGGGCTTAGGTAACATGGGTTTAGACTACAATTCCCTCCCTGCCACccgcctaccccaccccctcctccttgccccaaCTCTATTAACCAAGACTGTTAATTCCATTTTTAAATGTTTCCCTTTTGATCTACGTGTATTAATGTGTCCCAACCCCTTTATTTATTATCAGTGTTTGCACTTGTTTAGTTCAGATTTTTTAAATGTTGTTTCCAATGATTTGTtttaaataatgacaattaagacaaagatttttaaaagaaattatttaaTGCTAACAAACTTTAACTCCACCAATTCTACATTTCTTATGCATGAGTGATTTCTGACTTTGTCTTCTCTGTCCAAGCTTGCTGCCtgttggttttattttgttttgtggatATTCTTTGCCAGAGTTTCATGTTTCTGTGGATTATGAACTTTTGCACATTTTAAACATTTTGAGCACAAGATAACCTTCTGGAGTATAAAAAATGGATGaatgttttttttgtcttatctatGCAACCATGTTAAAgtaaatattgttgattattttaAATCTTAAACTTTCGAACCATATTCATCTTTAGACTGACATACTTCTCAAATTATGAGATTTACCTAAATTAGAACAGTCTGGAAACTGATTACTTTACTATTTGATGTGTTACTAAATCCTTTATAATATGCATTGATTTAGTTTAGTATATTATTGACTaatcatattatttatttgtggAGAAATAAATAACACTTTTTATGTAgtgtatgtaattattttttttcataattttctaatTGATGAATATTGATTAGTCAtcagtgttatttatttatttgttaatgttattctttctttAACATTCATCTATTTTAGAAATCCCTTTTCCTTGGTGTATTTGTACAGCTCTTATAGTTAAGCCCATGATTTATCTTCCTTAActaattacgattattatttgtGAACAGGTGGTAAACTAGTACGAGGAACATCAGTGGAGTCTGTGTCAAGTCTGTCCTCTGCATGCTCAGCTGCATCACACACATCCATGCAAGATAAAAGTGATGGATCAAAGTCTGGAAAGAAGAAAGGTTGGGTAAGTATTGCTGAGAGATGTTGCTtagtatatattagaaaaaagtatccttgatagaaaaaaaattaagaaatgaagATGCTAATGATCTGCTTTTATTTTCTGTAGCTACGAAGCTCATTTAGCAAAGCCTTCTCCCGAGGGCACAAGAAGAGCAAACATGGCGTTGGTGGAGGGTCAGTCTCTGATGTGGAAGGCTGGGAACGAGGAGAATGTTctgctccttcatctcctctcctccagcGAGCAAATGGTGGAACAAGTGACCCAGAGTGTCAGTCCACAACTGGGTAAGGATGATATCCTTGGATATAAATTGTTGACTCATTTGTTTCTGTAGGATTTTAAGTACACTGGAAATGCACCAAAAATAAGTTATTGATTGTCATGATTTTACAAAGAATTTTTTCTCATTCTAGAACCTTTGGTAAcaacaaggaagaggaagtggagtcaCTGAAGATTCAGTTGCGAGAAAAAGACATGGCTCTTACCGACATTCGACTTGAAGCCTTATCTTCAGCTCACCAGCTGGAATCCCTCAAGGAAACCATAAGCAAAATGCGCTCTGAAATGGTGTCGCTAAAGCAAGACAATGATAGACTGGCGAGGATGGTATCCTCAAAGTCCTTGAACTCCTCACAGAGTTCGCTTCCTGTGTCAGATTCAATAGAACAAAGATTAAGTCTTGGTGGTGATGAAATGACAATGCCAGACTCAACAGATGTGATTTTAATTGACCCTAGTGATAAGGATGGAAAACGAGTCAGTATTACTGTCTTCATGGGATGCCATGgagattatgataaatatatgaatccAGCTGATGGTGTGTCATTTAGTGAGTGTATTATTGGAGCTATATCTGTAAGTGGGAAAACCAAGTGGGATATGTTAGACAATCTTGTGAAACGCATTTTTAAGGAATACATCCTGAGAGTCGACCCCGTCTCCAACCTGGGACTTAGTGCTGAGTCTATTTTCTCATACCACATTGGAGAGATTGCCAGGGGACGTGATGCAGACTCACCGGAGTTACTCCCTTGTGGATATTTAGTGGGAGAAGTGACAAACATCAAGATTACTCTCAAAGGAGCCACTTTGAATCATGTGGATGCTCTTGCATTTGAAACTTTGATTCCAAAGTCCATTGTCCAAAGATACATGTCTCTCTTGACTGAACACCGGAGGATTATTTTGTGTGGTCCTTCAGGCACAGGAAAGACATACTTGGCCCAGAAGTTAGCAGAATATCTAGTAACTCGAATGGGAAAAGACCCATCACCTGGTTATATTGCAACCTTCAAGTAAGTAAAAATTCTTAGGACTTGACAGCTAGCAGACATGTATGCaacagtagtagaagaaaaaaattaaattagatATAGGTATATTACAAGATGTTTTTGGTATTTCTTTTCTAATATAACATTCTTTTAACAGTGTTGACCACAAGACAGGAAAAGACCTTGGAGCCTACCTCTCTCACATAAGTGAACAATGTGAGAGTAATACTTCAGATCTGCCTTTGGTCATCATTTTAGATAACTTGCACCATGCAGGAGCCTTAACTGATGTATTCAATGGGTTCCTTAGTGCAAAGTACAGCCATTGTCCTTATATTATTGGAACAATGAACCAAACTACATCATGTTCAACAACTAACTTACAGTTGCACCATAACTTTAGGTATGTGCTAAAAATTTTCAGTCCGTGCAATAATATCAAAGTTCTGTAATGTATAAGGTATGTtgattatctttctttgtttttagtaTGAACAAGTCTTATAACTTCCTTCAAATAATTACAGATGGGTTTTGATGGCCAATCACATGGAGCCTGTCAAAGGCTTAGTGGGAAGAGTAGCTCGAAGGAGATTGACACAGGTTGAAGTGGAAGCTGGTTCAAGATTACCCCGGCTTCAGCAAGTGCTGGATTGGCTCCCAAGATGCTGGAGTCACATCAACAAATTCTTGGAGACTCATTCATCTTCAGATGTTACTATTGGTAAGACATTTCTTACATTTGCTTTTACTTTGGCATCATatatttttcaaatgttttttcctttcctcatatAGAATCTGTACcaatattagttttatttatttcattttattacttaCTTTAATGACATGAGCAAGAATTATAATTCAACTTTATTTTTAGGTCCTCGCTTGTTTTTGTCTTGTCCTGGAAGTCTGGAGGATTCCCAGGTGTGGTTTACTGACCTGTGGAACTATTCCCTTGTGCCCTACCTTGTTGAAGCTGTGAGGGAAGGACTCCAGTTGTATGGAAAGAGAGCAACCTGGGAGGTAAGATATTATGGATTTTAAGGATTGATGTTAAAATGCTTTATTTGATGAATGTATTACAGGCTCCTGGTGTAACTAGTACCAACAAatgcctttttcccttttcaagGATCCTAGTACCTGGATTACCGAAACTTACCCGTGGCCACCAAGCAATCATGCAGGCCCACAGGCTCTTTTGTCTTTGCGCCCTGAGGATGTAGGGTATGATGCCCTGGCTCCCACAGTGGCTCCTGCAGCACAGGATAAGTTCAAGAGTGATAACCAAGGAGAGAATGATCCATTGGTAAGTTGCTTTGATTTAGTACTGAGTTGTCAGTATGAGATACTTTACTACAGATTTTTTTCTCAACTTCACTTTACAATGacaacaacattattatcattattttttttttcagttgagTATGCTGATGAGACTACAAGAAGCTGCCAACTACTCTAGTCCTCAGCAGGACTCTGATACTCCTTCACTAGAGAACATTGAAAACACACTGGAGTCCACCATCTAAACAGATGGTATTGCCTTAATTAAAGAAATAGTGTTAACTGGAACTTTCTTAAATGTCACACTTTCAAGATACATTTGATTATGAAtaggatgtaatatatatatattagtattgtgATAAAGTTGATAGGGCATTGACGGAGATGACACATTATATATGATTGCCTCAGAACTTTAAAAAGTCACGGGTAATGTTTGGGATCTAGTCACATCTGGTAGCTTTCTATCAGGAATGAGGAAGTAAAGGAGGCCCATTTTCTGACTGACCAAGACAAGACATAATTCTCAAAATAATAGGATTTTTTTCCCATATATTTGACAGACAGTGTTTGTAACAGACAAACCCAAGCCAGAGTTGAAATATACAACTAGTTTCATGATTCTGTAAATTTTGTCATTTATAGAAAGGTGTTTATGATCTCTCAtaataatgctatatatatagcATCCTTGAGCTGTATCTTGTCAATTAAAAACTTAGTTTAAAGTAGCCTGCATTTGGTACTAGTGTCCACTCAGTTTGAGTATAGAGCATGGCATGGTTCCTACTCTGTACATTGTTGACATCTGTGTGATGCGACAAATCATTTTGACCTCATGTGAGTGTCAACATGATTCATTGTCTGTCATCATTCATATTCTTGTATGAATCATAAGGTAGCTCAAactatgttttaatatatatacacacatatatattatatatatataacacatatatacactcttaTATACAAGAACATACCcatttatgtatacacgcacacacttacatattgcTCTATGTTTGTGCTGATGTTTATATAGTCTGTCCAGTTGgacattttattttataattgctAATATTTCAGagctatatatgaatttattatgCACAAATATATTTGTGGAGGAATAGAACTTCCATGGTATGGTTCTTCCAAAGTGTCTAAATAATAGTGTAAATAATTCTGGGTCTGAAAAAGTGGCTGGAAGCTTTAATGTGGTGTATTATGATGTGTTGTTTGTGGTACCATCATGTCTTTAACTGTGCTTATTAATGCTGTAAAGCTAATATGCAGCAAATCTATATTGTTTAGCCTTCAGAGGTACAGCAGTGGCTGTCTGAGGCCATATTTtctgtatataatgtattttgtaCACTTTAATTTTAAACCAAAGCCAAGCATACCAGTGTCCTTAGCTTTTGTGCCTGTGGGCTAAGACAGCAGTAGT
Coding sequences:
- the LOC113812565 gene encoding protein sickie isoform X8; this translates as MAPMFCTKLFNWKPKGKKDGGPRPHLDTVFPEPQDEGEACPYWTHVACNPPPPPPSRPHTPTHARTQPTPPPLPPHHPGSPVHHQPQPRSPATHRRAHARNHLPYGYSSTYNSPYQSPHQSPGPNSPVNHSPHHFTPIHHSPAHCSPAHCSPVHPNQGYNSPVHVNQGYNSPVHVNQGYNSPVHVNQGYNSPIRQSPIHTNQGCNSPAHQSPVHHSSGYNSPVHVNQGYNSPIHPTPVHPSPVYPSQNYNNTMHHRGYILESNYCQPLPPPPPQRPPPPIPGTEGSQLKTVASASSSRSTSPANGSASFIPQPRSHSGRASLNEKHSKTGGTSNLVKSNLRGPATQTAHNASGNHALASPYHATSAPPAKQKDSMLDKFKLFNHKEKEARNKTTSKSSSGVSKRTSSSSGFSSARSERSDSSTSLCSDAKPPPLPPHQRSKFSKSAGKEGKESPKASRKDKEREEREGSRGSPRGGHKTHRDPRGESRDRSAKKGDKLTLELDGGSRPQRPQCPLPANAEKDSRPPAPGPRPETAGHAASESDQPPALPPKEKDHKEHSHSSHQDQAPAMQQQTVVTTPGSPLPPGTPGTGIPKPTAHVKGQTKVVPPERSAPPTPTASPNVNTSHQAKDYNKMVRPAGTPSTPKIGGSSAPRTAGTPSGGEANAAQECRDPKGSLPRQKQLGRREDSATGISVAMVSPMPNPREKDMVTPSESGSNISESSQSNSGHSNSTSSGNSSVIYKPTSSEDDSVSDLKTHMRKVEEKAEGEEGDEVILNIKPMQPLVRASQYGYMRGLGLHQTRTVPPSLHVSRLAALQDNANTVPQKGMRIGPHLKRPPGPNQVIDTDYSDLESVDLANGYMSDGDVLRNVGYKSGNSSDLDGYLSEGGASLYAHRLNQRFKEGMRQVHESMNKVQHFIHDDSNGTENDMEVSSLSPSTTSSEPRHFDEDDYLDRDLSEDKKEGEEEEEDDIFSDECKPRPPPREESGTRRRFDDSSSLSSGVSDTLNEMSAEDVLSSSLSSDHPAYVKQGRSMKEVGLKLPVGLSGSSSRKVAMGVDPSGVYKVVSSRAHVKKTESAQQTDNSAFKQISNTQWKKYVENGKGSLERSARDLQRGIDPSSGSSRKVDHKKSNLGSPQTGVPSSPGLNGSSGVSGSASGGSRKVDKKGTSGEKRREGERSSRDKSAVAMSPQVNGESKKIQNPKTAPSNFGYNGKRTTSTGSVSSTGSGKGSKSVKEVDSAGGSSSRHDSSSHSLERPRTKLKVSGGTQTTSDLHYMSTGVHSDSEYSSGSLGRKYQLKSYSLNGPVAAQLSQSVRERIMQSPYGKIHVGEYGQYPPAYYRERSPRIKPTDGSLSDSPYSNYAEIQYSGSPYSSPYSWVSRSNYAGSVASAPTRPLGGSLTEAESMESISSSASSIAAQIQHARATSLTQARLMMHQREMSSSPSPRLARSNSVSHLIERTFPRSTKSEKLYSSSMGGRDGYHASQPTSPTPPGGTRLPISPLNTVRGSPYYSTVIPRTSKDDECHGSSLSLVSSSSSLYSSQEEKQAAEIRKLRKELAEAQEKVGTLSNQLSTNNSVFNLKNTAHVVAAFEQSLTNMTNRLQQLTATSEQKDSEVMELRKTIEALRQQSVDAGLTVACLQSTSPGHHQHHHHHHHSPPSPARHQHTHLSPNIASCSVLNVTSGSRSSSPEKSGHDLARRHTFTGNCKDLVVCEFTEAGGKLVRGTSVESVSSLSSACSAASHTSMQDKSDGSKSGKKKGWLRSSFSKAFSRGHKKSKHGVGGGSVSDVEGWERGECSAPSSPLLQRANGGTSDPECQSTTGTFGNNKEEEVESLKIQLREKDMALTDIRLEALSSAHQLESLKETISKMRSEMVSLKQDNDRLARMVSSKSLNSSQSSLPVSDSIEQRLSLGGDEMTMPDSTDVILIDPSDKDGKRVSITVFMGCHGDYDKYMNPADGVSFSECIIGAISVSGKTKWDMLDNLVKRIFKEYILRVDPVSNLGLSAESIFSYHIGEIARGRDADSPELLPCGYLVGEVTNIKITLKGATLNHVDALAFETLIPKSIVQRYMSLLTEHRRIILCGPSGTGKTYLAQKLAEYLVTRMGKDPSPGYIATFNVDHKTGKDLGAYLSHISEQCESNTSDLPLVIILDNLHHAGALTDVFNGFLSAKYSHCPYIIGTMNQTTSCSTTNLQLHHNFRWVLMANHMEPVKGLVGRVARRRLTQVEVEAGSRLPRLQQVLDWLPRCWSHINKFLETHSSSDVTIGPRLFLSCPGSLEDSQVWFTDLWNYSLVPYLVEAVREGLQLYGKRATWEDPSTWITETYPWPPSNHAGPQALLSLRPEDVGYDALAPTVAPAAQDKFKSDNQGENDPLLSMLMRLQEAANYSSPQQDSDTPSLENIENTLESTI